A stretch of the Mesorhizobium sp. Pch-S genome encodes the following:
- a CDS encoding cellulose synthase: MRPLILLPAGVAILGAVALGSPGLVDRFLPRQGSESTSSLVKTEPAEPEPDTPADVVLAQAGGGNSSSGTTEQSAKVDETALRYFAAKGDTKRLEAEIARLKALYPNWLPPKNPLATGPTSDLQLEAMWKLYSEGKFAAVRKAVADRQAAEPGWQVPQDLLDRLAVAEARDQLIGASDLKQYDKVVQLAATNASLLTCGDVDVLWRVAEAFVRTDRKDRARDAYLYVLKNCDKPEERFATVQKALPLLPRTDIDQLLAEERKTPDGKGEFDPLRADIARQSLANAGDDAKLVVAPADLSLVEKLANDQGLVSDAVLLGWYHLRRDSPQAAETWFRRAYDKQNSAETAQGLALALVDISRPAEAESVLFQWRNTSDDTRKVYLAAVANLLALTPPPQISAEVLDRMSRAVAEAKDTTSAEQFGWYADALNQFQTATQWFALALGWKPDDEPSAYGLALMRWKLADHAGVRDIQRAWVGRSERIARVGEPEAKPRETGKVPSALPPLRQPGSQPGAVSEPRTPAAPDFGMRAAPTRQARVAPAKTRGCRETQDPRGLTPTQALTRGWCLMEINRPLEAAAAFEVALGGTGQTRSDAAYGQSLAYLRAGLADQAAVASSKAPLSRDRAVEVRVALLETQALAAFEHQRYPETVMALEERARIAPERINLMILRGYAYLKLYRFGDAEQVFRAAAATGDRDALKALGDLERARNRN, from the coding sequence ATGAGGCCGCTCATCCTTCTCCCGGCCGGCGTGGCCATTCTCGGGGCGGTCGCCCTAGGCAGCCCGGGTCTGGTCGATCGGTTCCTGCCGCGCCAGGGCTCAGAGAGCACCTCTTCGCTGGTCAAAACCGAGCCGGCCGAGCCGGAGCCCGATACTCCCGCGGACGTTGTCCTGGCGCAGGCCGGTGGCGGAAATTCTTCCTCCGGCACGACTGAACAGTCCGCGAAGGTCGATGAAACGGCGCTGCGCTACTTTGCCGCCAAGGGAGACACAAAACGGCTCGAAGCTGAAATTGCCCGGCTGAAGGCGTTGTACCCGAACTGGCTACCGCCGAAGAACCCGCTCGCAACGGGGCCGACGAGCGACCTGCAACTCGAGGCGATGTGGAAGCTTTATTCCGAGGGCAAGTTCGCCGCCGTCAGGAAAGCGGTTGCTGACAGGCAGGCTGCCGAGCCCGGCTGGCAGGTGCCGCAGGATCTGCTCGACCGGCTGGCTGTCGCGGAGGCGCGTGACCAGCTCATCGGCGCCTCCGACCTCAAGCAATATGACAAGGTCGTGCAACTGGCCGCAACCAATGCCAGCCTGCTGACCTGCGGCGATGTCGACGTCCTGTGGCGCGTGGCTGAGGCCTTTGTCCGCACCGACCGCAAGGATCGCGCGCGCGATGCCTATCTTTACGTCCTGAAGAACTGCGACAAGCCCGAGGAGCGCTTTGCCACGGTGCAGAAGGCGCTGCCTTTGCTGCCGCGAACCGATATCGATCAGCTGCTGGCCGAAGAGCGCAAAACGCCGGACGGCAAGGGGGAGTTCGATCCGCTACGGGCGGACATCGCACGGCAAAGCCTGGCCAACGCCGGCGACGATGCAAAACTCGTCGTGGCGCCGGCGGACCTCTCTCTGGTCGAAAAGCTGGCCAACGACCAGGGTCTCGTCTCCGACGCGGTTCTGCTCGGCTGGTATCATCTGCGCCGCGATAGCCCCCAGGCCGCGGAAACCTGGTTCCGCCGGGCCTATGACAAGCAGAATTCCGCCGAAACGGCACAGGGGCTCGCCCTGGCGCTTGTCGACATCAGCCGTCCCGCCGAGGCGGAGAGCGTGCTTTTCCAATGGCGCAACACCAGCGACGACACGCGGAAGGTCTACCTGGCCGCAGTCGCCAACCTGCTTGCCCTGACACCGCCGCCGCAGATTTCCGCAGAGGTGCTGGATCGCATGTCGCGTGCCGTTGCCGAAGCCAAGGACACGACTTCGGCCGAGCAGTTCGGCTGGTATGCCGATGCGTTGAACCAGTTCCAGACGGCGACGCAGTGGTTCGCGCTTGCGCTTGGCTGGAAGCCCGACGATGAACCTTCCGCCTATGGGCTTGCGCTGATGCGCTGGAAGCTCGCGGACCATGCCGGCGTTCGCGATATCCAGAGGGCCTGGGTCGGGCGCTCGGAGCGCATCGCAAGGGTCGGCGAGCCGGAAGCAAAGCCGCGCGAGACCGGAAAAGTTCCGTCCGCCTTGCCGCCGTTGCGGCAGCCAGGCTCTCAGCCGGGAGCGGTCAGCGAGCCGCGGACGCCGGCAGCTCCCGACTTCGGCATGCGCGCCGCGCCAACGAGACAGGCGCGTGTTGCACCTGCAAAGACCCGAGGATGCCGCGAGACTCAGGACCCAAGAGGTCTCACGCCGACCCAGGCTTTGACGCGCGGCTGGTGCCTGATGGAAATCAACCGGCCGCTGGAAGCCGCAGCCGCGTTCGAGGTTGCGCTTGGCGGCACGGGGCAGACCCGCAGCGACGCTGCCTATGGCCAGAGTCTTGCTTACCTGCGTGCGGGGCTGGCCGACCAGGCGGCGGTTGCCTCATCGAAGGCGCCGCTGAGCCGGGACCGCGCGGTCGAGGTCCGGGTTGCGCTGCTGGAAACACAGGCGCTCGCCGCCTTCGAACATCAGCGCTATCCCGAAACGGTGATGGCCCTGGAAGAGCGAGCGCGGATCGCGCCGGAACGCATCAACCTGATGATCCTGCGTGGCTACGCCTATCTCAAGCTCTATCGTTTCGGCGATGCGGAGCAGGTGTTCCGTGCCGCCGCCGCGACCGGTGATCGCGATGCCTTGAAAGCGCTGGGCGACCTGGAGCGAGCGCGCAACCGCAATTGA
- a CDS encoding cellulose biosynthesis cyclic di-GMP-binding regulatory protein BcsB, giving the protein MRWRHAAFAFFMSTAAAAAQPLPFDMSPEAPAPTAPAKPADPSGPTTGSQAVLPGAENQRRYLIPFGELVLAGETARRSWAVYLTPQEAESPASMQVAFQNAIVVAPEASRLKLWINGTRLIDTPVSSPNSVAQLDAALPAGVLRPGFNEIVVEASLRHRTDCTIQSTYELWTQFDPTRTFLTFQGTGAGRWKSFEDIRAIGVDERGETSFNFVVPSLTQAVATAPVVRLAEALAILANMPNQAFDLRETLGRPAGPGQATVIVGPAAEIQHMVPNLPAGASTTPVSAMVEEPGRAFSTFVITGPNWQAVNSAIDELIKQVDRPAESRRTSLATQTWRMPDVPIFFDAGRKRFSELGVPTQEFSGRRFKTDFSVGVPSDFYADSYGHITLLLDAAYSEQVLPGSHIDVYVNDNIAATIPITAARGEILRHLPVNVTMRHFRPGDNKISIEADLRTQADSVCAPGATASTSSRFVLFDSSEMVMPAFARIGRTPNLAAIAGTGAPYSRSAGPVALVVDNAQPQVLSAAVSLMARLSAAAGRPIPIDVTAVPAAITDRDAVFVGAASQIPAAVLSQVGIADDSRAAWGEAVSSTRSDTDVTFDQWRDKLRGSGWRGQVSALEDWLSRTFNLSGSSLRLIPRTDAPYSPAGNSTLLVAQQSSPGGSGTWTLVTAPDASKLRSGMDMLTNQAVWRQLGGRITTIDAKDAKVTVQAAARTAFVETLPFSISNYRLIIANWLSANALFYALVLALLSIVLGLATAGLLSSTGRRS; this is encoded by the coding sequence ATGAGATGGCGGCATGCGGCCTTTGCCTTTTTCATGTCGACGGCGGCGGCAGCAGCACAGCCCTTGCCCTTCGACATGTCGCCGGAAGCGCCGGCGCCGACAGCACCGGCGAAGCCGGCCGATCCATCAGGGCCGACTACCGGCAGCCAGGCTGTCTTGCCTGGCGCCGAAAATCAGCGCCGCTACCTGATACCCTTTGGAGAACTGGTGCTGGCGGGAGAGACGGCGCGGCGGTCATGGGCAGTCTACCTGACACCGCAGGAAGCAGAGTCGCCGGCGTCCATGCAGGTGGCCTTTCAGAATGCGATCGTCGTCGCGCCGGAGGCTTCCCGGCTGAAGCTGTGGATCAACGGTACCCGGTTGATCGACACGCCGGTATCATCTCCCAACAGCGTTGCGCAGCTCGATGCCGCTCTGCCTGCCGGAGTGCTACGGCCCGGGTTCAACGAAATCGTGGTTGAGGCCAGCCTGCGCCACCGTACGGACTGCACGATCCAGTCCACCTATGAACTGTGGACGCAGTTCGATCCGACCCGAACCTTCCTCACCTTCCAAGGGACTGGGGCAGGGCGCTGGAAGAGTTTCGAGGACATTCGGGCCATCGGCGTGGACGAACGCGGCGAGACCAGCTTCAACTTCGTCGTGCCTTCCTTGACCCAGGCGGTCGCAACCGCGCCGGTCGTCAGGCTGGCAGAGGCGCTGGCGATATTGGCCAATATGCCAAACCAGGCTTTCGACCTGCGTGAAACATTGGGGCGGCCGGCTGGTCCGGGGCAAGCCACCGTCATCGTCGGACCGGCGGCGGAGATCCAGCACATGGTGCCAAATCTGCCGGCGGGGGCGTCCACAACCCCGGTGTCGGCGATGGTCGAGGAGCCCGGCAGGGCGTTTTCGACCTTCGTGATTACCGGACCCAACTGGCAGGCGGTCAACTCGGCGATAGACGAACTGATCAAGCAGGTGGATCGCCCTGCCGAAAGCCGGCGTACGAGCCTTGCCACCCAGACCTGGCGCATGCCGGACGTGCCGATCTTCTTCGATGCTGGCCGCAAAAGGTTTTCCGAACTCGGCGTGCCGACGCAGGAGTTTTCCGGACGGCGGTTCAAGACCGATTTTTCAGTTGGCGTGCCTTCCGATTTTTACGCCGATTCCTATGGCCATATCACGCTGCTGCTGGATGCCGCCTATTCCGAGCAGGTTCTGCCCGGCAGCCACATCGACGTCTATGTCAACGACAACATTGCCGCCACGATACCGATCACCGCGGCCCGGGGAGAAATCCTGCGGCACCTGCCGGTCAACGTCACGATGCGTCATTTCCGGCCAGGGGATAACAAGATCTCGATCGAGGCCGATCTGCGCACCCAGGCCGATTCCGTCTGCGCACCGGGGGCCACCGCATCCACCAGCAGCCGCTTCGTGCTGTTCGACAGTTCTGAAATGGTCATGCCGGCTTTCGCACGCATCGGCAGGACCCCGAACCTGGCCGCGATCGCGGGTACGGGCGCTCCTTACAGTCGATCCGCCGGCCCGGTTGCACTGGTCGTGGACAATGCCCAGCCGCAGGTCCTGTCTGCCGCGGTTTCGCTGATGGCGCGGTTGTCGGCAGCGGCTGGTCGACCAATTCCGATCGATGTCACCGCGGTACCCGCAGCCATCACCGATCGCGATGCCGTCTTCGTCGGAGCCGCGTCGCAGATACCTGCTGCCGTGCTGTCACAAGTCGGTATCGCCGATGACAGCCGGGCCGCGTGGGGGGAGGCTGTCAGTTCGACACGATCGGACACGGATGTCACCTTCGACCAATGGCGCGACAAGCTGCGTGGAAGCGGTTGGCGCGGGCAGGTCAGCGCACTGGAAGACTGGCTGAGCCGGACCTTCAATCTCTCCGGCAGTTCACTTCGGTTGATCCCGCGGACCGATGCACCCTATTCGCCGGCGGGTAACTCAACGCTGCTCGTCGCCCAGCAAAGCAGCCCCGGCGGCTCGGGAACCTGGACACTGGTTACGGCACCTGATGCCAGCAAGCTGCGTTCGGGAATGGACATGCTGACCAACCAGGCGGTCTGGCGGCAACTGGGCGGGCGCATCACGACTATCGATGCAAAGGATGCCAAGGTCACCGTTCAGGCGGCGGCGCGAACCGCCTTTGTGGAAACGCTACCTTTCTCCATCTCCAACTACCGCCTGATCATCGCGAACTGGCTGTCGGCGAACGCGCTGTTCTACGCGCTGGTCCTTGCCCTGCTGTCCATCGTCCTGGGCCTGGCCACAGCCGGCCTGCTGAGCTCGACCGGGCGGCGATCATGA
- the bcsA gene encoding UDP-forming cellulose synthase catalytic subunit, whose translation MRGLLIVLQWAIASVAVLGLVTLPISLETQLVAGLSVLLAMMILKLVRPDGIWRLIALAFGTAIVMRYVYWRTTSTLPPINQPENFIPGILLYLAEMYSVMMLALSLFVVAQPLPSRPSRAKFDGRLPTVDVFIPTYNEEPALLANTIAAAMAMDYPKDRFTVWLLDDGGTLQKRNSDRLAEADNAQRRHAELQQLASDLGARYLTRERNEHAKAGNMNNGLEHSTGELIAVFDADHAPARDFLKETVGYFDEDPRLFLVQTPHFFLNPDPIERNLRTFEKMPSENEMFYGVIQRGLDKWNAAFFCGSAAVLRRAALLETNGFSGVSITEDCETAVELHSRGWHSVYVDRPLIAGLQPATFASFIGQRSRWAQGMMQILRFRFPPLKRGLSFPQRLCYMSSTLFWLFPFARAIFLFVPLFYLFFDLQIFTASGGEFMAYTLAYMIVNLMMQNYLYGAFRWPWISELYEYVQTVHLLPAVVSVMINPSKPTFKVTAKDESIAQSRLSEIGRPFFVIFAVLLAAVAMTAYKVYAEPYKADVTLVVGGWNLLNLIMAGCALGVVSERGERAATRRVKVSRRCDFNYDGKWLKGTIENVSANGARVVVPGAELDDLAKGADATLRFMTFADDTEGALPVKIRNFERTTDGIAIGCRYMPQEARHHRLVADLIFANSRQWEQFQLSRRGNPGLLRGTFWFLRLALFQTYRGLVYFFRDLRGRTEIKAAGEAAGHQP comes from the coding sequence ATGCGTGGGTTGTTGATCGTACTGCAGTGGGCGATCGCCTCCGTGGCCGTGCTCGGGCTTGTGACGCTTCCCATCAGCCTTGAAACGCAGCTGGTCGCCGGACTGTCTGTTCTCCTCGCGATGATGATCCTGAAGCTGGTTCGGCCGGACGGGATCTGGCGCCTGATCGCGCTCGCCTTCGGCACCGCGATCGTCATGCGCTACGTCTATTGGCGCACCACCAGCACCCTGCCGCCGATCAACCAGCCGGAAAATTTCATTCCGGGCATCCTGCTCTATCTCGCTGAGATGTACAGCGTCATGATGCTGGCGCTGAGCCTGTTCGTGGTTGCGCAACCGCTGCCGTCCCGGCCGTCACGCGCGAAATTCGACGGCAGGTTGCCGACCGTCGATGTGTTCATTCCGACTTACAACGAGGAACCGGCGCTGCTGGCGAACACCATCGCAGCCGCCATGGCGATGGACTACCCGAAGGATCGCTTCACCGTCTGGCTCCTCGACGACGGCGGCACGCTGCAGAAGCGCAATTCCGATCGCCTTGCCGAGGCCGACAATGCGCAGCGAAGACATGCCGAACTGCAGCAGCTGGCGAGCGATCTCGGTGCACGCTACCTGACGCGCGAACGCAACGAGCATGCCAAGGCCGGCAACATGAACAACGGCCTGGAGCATTCGACCGGGGAACTCATCGCCGTCTTCGACGCGGACCATGCGCCGGCACGTGATTTCCTGAAGGAGACGGTCGGCTATTTCGACGAGGACCCGCGCCTGTTCCTTGTCCAGACGCCGCACTTCTTTCTCAATCCGGATCCGATCGAACGCAATCTCAGGACGTTCGAGAAGATGCCCTCCGAGAACGAGATGTTCTACGGCGTCATCCAGCGTGGTCTCGACAAATGGAATGCCGCGTTCTTCTGTGGCTCGGCGGCGGTGCTGCGGCGGGCCGCTTTGCTCGAGACCAACGGCTTCAGCGGCGTCTCGATCACCGAGGATTGCGAGACGGCGGTCGAGCTTCACTCGCGTGGTTGGCACAGCGTCTATGTCGATCGCCCGCTGATCGCCGGCCTGCAGCCCGCCACCTTCGCTTCCTTCATCGGACAGCGCAGCCGCTGGGCGCAAGGCATGATGCAGATCCTGCGCTTCCGCTTCCCGCCGCTGAAGCGCGGCCTCTCGTTTCCGCAACGCCTCTGCTACATGTCATCGACGCTGTTCTGGCTGTTCCCGTTCGCACGGGCGATCTTCCTGTTCGTGCCGCTCTTCTATCTGTTCTTCGATCTCCAGATATTCACGGCGTCCGGCGGCGAGTTCATGGCCTACACGCTCGCCTATATGATCGTGAACCTGATGATGCAGAACTACCTCTACGGCGCGTTCCGCTGGCCCTGGATCTCCGAACTCTATGAATATGTGCAGACGGTACACCTGCTGCCAGCGGTCGTTTCCGTCATGATCAATCCGAGCAAGCCGACCTTCAAGGTGACGGCGAAGGACGAGTCCATCGCACAGAGCCGGCTTTCCGAAATCGGGCGGCCTTTCTTCGTGATTTTCGCGGTGCTGCTGGCTGCCGTCGCGATGACCGCCTACAAGGTTTACGCTGAACCTTACAAGGCCGATGTCACGCTGGTCGTCGGCGGCTGGAACCTGCTTAACCTGATCATGGCCGGATGCGCCCTTGGCGTCGTCTCGGAGCGCGGCGAAAGGGCCGCGACACGGCGCGTCAAGGTGAGCCGGCGCTGCGATTTCAACTACGACGGAAAATGGTTGAAGGGCACGATCGAGAACGTGTCCGCCAATGGTGCGCGTGTCGTGGTGCCCGGCGCCGAACTCGATGACCTCGCCAAGGGAGCGGACGCGACCTTGCGGTTCATGACATTTGCCGACGACACCGAGGGCGCGTTGCCGGTCAAGATCCGCAATTTCGAACGGACGACCGACGGCATTGCCATCGGCTGCCGCTACATGCCGCAGGAAGCCCGGCACCATAGGCTCGTCGCCGACCTGATCTTCGCCAACTCCAGGCAGTGGGAGCAATTCCAGCTGTCGCGCCGTGGCAATCCCGGCCTGTTGCGCGGCACGTTCTGGTTCCTCAGGCTGGCGCTCTTCCAGACCTATCGCGGCTTGGTCTATTTCTTCCGCGACCTTCGGGGCCGGACGGAAATCAAGGCTGCTGGTGAAGCCGCGGGGCATCAGCCATGA
- the bcsN gene encoding cellulose biosynthesis protein BcsN, translating to MLVLSGIMTGLALAGCAQQTQIGSLSDTQMVSAEKAFAYPGPGGPAITGIIERHYANALQQEIALSTSAHSPGQNMLRVQLFGPVDRKAAGQTELRAGFLPPSNIGTEMRQLFPGIRMARSPYYVQNRYGPFGYAVGRSSSGDTCLYAWQRLTSTGSTQTLIGNKGSVQIRLRLCDQALPEERLLQTMYDFTISSYFRSSGWNPYGEVNAPDASLGRSGAPVYPTASEKFATVTTPVAPAVERVVRPRQVAPAPQRVPTQPEATGPVVPPPPGAATPQGATRLPTVRVQNAPASVQPAVIVPPPPCDPASPNCKQ from the coding sequence ATGCTGGTTTTATCCGGCATAATGACGGGACTTGCGCTGGCCGGCTGTGCCCAGCAGACCCAGATCGGTTCGCTGTCGGATACGCAAATGGTTTCAGCCGAAAAGGCTTTTGCCTATCCTGGCCCAGGCGGGCCGGCGATAACCGGGATCATCGAACGGCACTATGCCAACGCGCTTCAGCAGGAGATCGCGCTGTCGACCTCCGCGCACTCTCCTGGCCAGAACATGTTGCGGGTTCAATTGTTCGGCCCGGTTGATCGCAAGGCCGCAGGGCAGACGGAACTGCGGGCGGGGTTCCTGCCGCCCAGCAACATTGGCACCGAGATGCGGCAGCTGTTCCCTGGCATTCGCATGGCCCGATCGCCTTATTACGTGCAGAACCGCTATGGCCCCTTCGGCTACGCTGTCGGGCGCTCATCGTCGGGAGATACCTGTCTTTATGCCTGGCAGCGCCTGACGTCGACCGGTTCGACGCAGACGCTCATCGGCAACAAGGGCTCTGTCCAGATCAGGTTGCGGCTGTGCGATCAGGCCTTGCCGGAAGAGCGCCTCCTGCAGACCATGTATGATTTCACCATCTCGTCCTACTTCCGTTCGAGCGGCTGGAACCCCTATGGCGAGGTCAATGCACCGGATGCTTCGCTCGGCAGGTCCGGCGCCCCCGTCTATCCGACGGCATCGGAGAAGTTCGCGACGGTGACGACGCCGGTGGCCCCTGCGGTCGAGCGAGTCGTGCGGCCGAGACAGGTTGCACCCGCACCACAACGCGTGCCCACGCAGCCGGAGGCGACCGGACCGGTCGTGCCTCCGCCGCCCGGCGCGGCAACGCCGCAAGGTGCAACGAGGCTGCCGACCGTTCGGGTTCAAAACGCGCCGGCGTCGGTACAGCCGGCGGTGATCGTGCCGCCTCCACCCTGTGACCCGGCCAGTCCCAATTGCAAACAATGA
- a CDS encoding sensor domain-containing diguanylate cyclase: MEDIVLRLSEVQEISGALVALYDGSDRLRYANRAFREVYFIDPGEMPLWADIMRRNFALSRGTIIRAASFEEWLVSTQARRGKVGFRAFETDLFDGRWLWMTETVDTEGWMLCIASDITSIRATERKVRQDRDFALKVAQTDELTGIPNRRFVLARAEEIIARATAVPDNNCGCLAILDLDNFKNINDRFGHAAGDIVLRDFAITIHGMVRRLDSMGRIGGEEFALVLPGACLPDAENIVERMLLQVRQSKPLSIDPAFGYTFSAGIAQARPGDTLDRLYERADKALYRAKLGGRNRICLEGEPRNEPAAAI, encoded by the coding sequence ATGGAAGACATCGTTCTTCGGCTATCGGAGGTCCAGGAAATTTCCGGTGCCCTGGTGGCGCTCTATGATGGTTCCGATCGCCTGAGATATGCCAATCGGGCATTCCGCGAAGTGTATTTCATCGATCCCGGCGAGATGCCGCTTTGGGCGGACATCATGCGTCGGAATTTTGCCCTGTCGCGAGGAACGATAATCCGGGCAGCCAGCTTCGAGGAATGGCTGGTGTCGACCCAGGCCAGGCGCGGAAAGGTTGGTTTCCGCGCCTTCGAGACGGATCTCTTCGACGGGCGCTGGCTCTGGATGACGGAAACCGTCGATACCGAGGGATGGATGCTGTGCATCGCCAGCGACATCACGTCGATAAGGGCGACGGAGCGCAAGGTTCGGCAGGATCGCGACTTTGCCCTCAAGGTCGCCCAGACCGACGAGCTCACTGGCATACCCAACCGCCGTTTCGTGCTGGCGCGGGCCGAAGAAATCATCGCAAGGGCGACCGCCGTGCCCGACAACAACTGTGGCTGTCTGGCGATCCTCGACCTCGACAATTTCAAGAACATCAACGATCGCTTTGGCCATGCCGCCGGCGACATCGTGTTGCGAGACTTTGCCATAACGATCCACGGCATGGTGCGCCGGCTCGACAGCATGGGAAGGATCGGCGGCGAGGAATTTGCGCTCGTTTTGCCAGGAGCCTGCCTTCCGGATGCGGAAAACATCGTCGAGAGGATGCTCTTGCAGGTCCGTCAATCAAAGCCGCTGAGCATAGATCCCGCCTTCGGCTACACGTTTTCGGCAGGAATTGCCCAGGCCCGGCCCGGCGATACGCTCGACAGATTGTATGAACGTGCCGACAAGGCTCTCTATCGGGCAAAGCTTGGCGGCCGGAACCGCATCTGCCTAGAAGGCGAACCCAGAAACGAACCGGCGGCCGCGATTTGA